One Lacunisphaera limnophila DNA window includes the following coding sequences:
- a CDS encoding methyl-accepting chemotaxis protein — MAASASRPNTLNLRRSFLGITLGFAFLAALIVFLGAISFRLSRTGSSRTAELSERLLPGLQSLARLQEHVLKYNLANLEYVTGRDEETQARKLAQAGAHRREIGEHMTTLGGQIVSAEAQAAQADVQSALTRYDASVGRLQEALKASDFERAMQILDGDVARDYTAVETALTALNNHVFTLSSHNGRATQEVLADNLRTTLILSSITAGLAVLLVAGVQFLNYRVSRRFGLLSVSLGDEASDINAKAAGFNATSTRLADGSSEQAAALEETSASLVEMASMTKRNADSAQQAKRIAAEARTAVDAGAAGMQRMTAAMTAIKSSSSEISKIIKTIDEIAFQTNILALNAAVEAARAGEAGAGFAVVAEEVRALAQRSAQAAKETAEKIEAALHKSDEGAKVSVEVSDMLGTIVGQVRRMDELVVEIATSSGEQSTGITQVNEAVTRMDRITQANAASAEESAAAAQELSTQSAHLQDLVDDLRHLVGARAKAKAPAASPVSVPVHSPAAPRPTSFASAAAAPAAPRAKVPVAAGSSASDDSFWTGS; from the coding sequence ATGGCCGCTTCTGCTTCCCGCCCAAACACGCTCAACCTGCGCCGCTCCTTCCTGGGCATCACGCTGGGCTTCGCCTTCCTGGCCGCCCTCATCGTGTTCCTCGGGGCGATCTCGTTCCGCCTCTCCCGTACCGGCTCCAGCCGCACGGCGGAGCTGAGCGAACGTCTGCTGCCCGGGCTCCAGTCCCTGGCGCGGTTGCAGGAACACGTGCTCAAATACAACCTCGCCAACCTCGAGTACGTCACGGGACGTGACGAGGAGACGCAGGCCCGGAAGCTGGCGCAAGCGGGGGCGCACCGGCGTGAGATAGGGGAGCATATGACCACCCTCGGCGGACAAATCGTATCCGCCGAGGCCCAGGCTGCCCAGGCTGACGTCCAGTCCGCGCTCACGCGCTACGACGCCAGCGTCGGCCGCCTGCAGGAGGCCCTCAAGGCGAGTGACTTCGAGCGCGCCATGCAGATCCTCGACGGCGATGTCGCCCGCGACTACACCGCCGTGGAGACTGCGCTGACCGCCCTCAACAACCACGTCTTCACCCTCTCCAGTCACAACGGCCGGGCCACGCAGGAGGTCCTCGCGGACAACCTGCGCACGACCCTCATCCTCAGCTCCATCACCGCGGGTCTCGCCGTGCTGCTCGTCGCCGGCGTGCAGTTCCTCAACTACCGTGTCAGCCGTCGCTTTGGCTTGCTGTCCGTCTCCCTCGGCGACGAGGCCAGCGACATCAACGCCAAGGCCGCCGGCTTCAACGCCACCAGCACGCGCCTGGCCGACGGTTCCAGCGAGCAGGCGGCCGCCCTCGAGGAAACCAGCGCCTCCCTCGTCGAGATGGCCAGCATGACCAAACGCAACGCCGACTCCGCCCAGCAGGCCAAACGCATTGCCGCCGAGGCCCGCACCGCGGTGGATGCCGGCGCCGCCGGCATGCAGCGGATGACTGCTGCCATGACCGCGATCAAGTCGTCCAGCTCCGAGATTTCCAAGATCATCAAGACGATCGACGAGATCGCCTTCCAGACCAACATTCTCGCCCTCAACGCCGCCGTCGAGGCCGCCCGCGCCGGTGAGGCTGGCGCCGGTTTCGCTGTCGTCGCCGAGGAGGTCCGCGCCCTCGCTCAACGCAGCGCGCAGGCCGCCAAGGAGACCGCGGAGAAGATCGAGGCCGCCCTCCACAAGAGTGACGAGGGTGCCAAGGTCAGCGTCGAGGTCTCCGACATGCTCGGCACCATCGTCGGCCAGGTCCGCCGCATGGACGAACTCGTCGTCGAGATCGCCACCTCCTCCGGCGAGCAGTCCACCGGCATCACCCAGGTCAACGAGGCCGTGACCCGCATGGACCGCATCACGCAGGCCAACGCCGCCAGCGCCGAGGAATCGGCCGCCGCCGCGCAGGAACTATCCACCCAGTCTGCCCACCTGCAGGACCTCGTCGACGACCTGCGGCACCTGGTCGGGGCCCGGGCCAAGGCCAAGGCGCCCGCGGCGTCCCCTGTCTCGGTTCCCGTCCACAGCCCCGCGGCCCCGCGGCCGACCTCCTTTGCCTCGGCCGCCGCCGCCCCGGCCGCGCCCCGCGCCAAGGTCCCCGTCGCCGCCGGCTCTTCGGCCAGCGACGACAGCTTCTGGACCGGATCCTGA